The DNA sequence AAGACCAAGACCAAGCAGTCTGTTGACATACCTTGCCCCTGTCCAAGCTAAAACACCGCTGATAACCCAGACCATCAAGCTCGCACCTACACTGCCTACCTCTTGCACAACTACGCCTGGAGAGGAGAATATGCCTGATCCAACCTGTGCTCCTACCACCAGTGCAACACCTGTTGCAATTTGACAAGTTAGTGAACATCATGCGGTTTTTTCAGTAAAAAAGACCTACCGTGCCATAGCTCAACAtgtctctcttctttatgAGAGTCAACATCTGCATCCCCGCTCAATGTCAAAGGCAATAGAGCGTGTTCAAACTCGAAGTCTCCCAAGCTGTTGATAGTCGCAGATCTCCCAAGCCTTGGTCGACCGTGcccctcatcatcatcggcaGACGAAGAGAGCTCCATTGAGCTGGGATCTTCGGAGAGGGGCAGAGGGGCTGCTGGGAGAGGGATATAGGGGGAAGTCATAAGGCCCTATTGCATTATGGTTTTGGCTGAGTAAAAGAAACGTGGAACAACTTGGCGGACTTGAAGTCCGACAACTTCATATCGAGGCACAGGCGCGTGTCCCACTTAATTTCATGTCTAAATCGTTTACGCGTCTTTGTGTTTTTCCCATACTTACAGTTTAAAGGCATCTATCCTCAAGTCCAGCTGCAATGTCTCTCTGGGTCGACAAGGTGGGAACTCTGCTAACGTGATTCGAGCATGTCTGATAAGGTGCACAGTACCGTCCGCGAACGCTCGACGATCTCCATTATCACGATGGCCTCTCATCGCGTCTGAAATCTTTGGTGAGTGCACGCCATAGCTCAACCGATGGATGCTTACAGGTCATTGTGTAGGCTGCTTCTGGAGACTTTCCTCATATTCTCTTCTATGGACCGTCAGGtgctggaaagaaggtgaaCACATTTCTACTATCACTTCCTGGGACTATATTGACAGAACGCAGACAAGGATCATGTGCACTCTTCGAGAACTCTATGGACCTGgtgtggagaaggtgagtgCTCAAGATATTGATTGTGGCATTCTCTGACCTTGATACGCGTTCTTCAGCTTCGAATTGACCAAAGAGTCTTTGTCACTCCTTCTAACCGCAAGCTTGACGTCAATGTCGTTCAGTCAAACTATCACATCGAGCTTACACCATCCGACGTGGGTATGTACGACAGAGTAGTCATTCAAGATAttttgaaggagattgCACAAACTCAGCAAGTCGATTTGAATGCAAAACAGAGGTTCAAGGGTCAGTCTTTGTCCTGATGGATAAATTCGCATCGTAGCTGACCGCAATCACAGTGGTCATCATTAACGAGGCGGATGCTCTTACTCGAGACGCCCAAGCAGCATTACGACGAACCATGGAAAAGTATATGACCAATATGAGACTTATCCTCTGCGCCAATAGCACAAGCAAAATCATCGCTCCTATTAGAAGTCGATGTTTGCTTATGCGAGTGGCTGCCCCTACAGATGACGAAGTAAGGCCTCTTTAAACTCCTAAGAATCAGTTTTTTACTCTGAGAATAGATGTCAACAGTCCTCAATTACGTCGCCAAGAAAGAACGATTCatgcttccatcttctgccAACAATGCCATCCTTGAAACATCGCAAGGCAATCTTCGAAAAGCTTTACTTGTTTTTGAGGCCATGCGGATGCAACACCCCGACCTGTCTGGTGATGTCGAGGTTGCCAAACCCGATTGGGAGACTTATTGTGGAAAGGTCGCGGATGCGATCTTGCAGGAGCAAACGGCGCAAAAATTGTTAGATATCCGGGCGAAGATTTACGAGTTGCTAAGCCACTGTATACCGCCAACAGTTGTTATGAAGGTATGCGAACTGCTGAGAGGTCAGGAGACAAGCTGACATTCGGGCTTAGACCATCTCAGAGAGGCTAGTTGAGAAGGTGGATGACACATTAAAACCGCAAATTGTGCACTGGACCGCTTACTACGTGAGTCCATTCAGTTATTCTTGCTCAAATAGAACCTGATTGTGTGTTTCATAGGAACTTCGAATGCGAATGGGATCAAAAAAGATATTCCACATCGAGGCATTTATTGCCAAGGTTATGACTGTTTACAAGCAATACACACTGTAGGATTTTTCCTATAGTCGCCATTTATTCGCATACTGACAGATTTTGCAGTATGGGCTTCACCGAAGACTTTGAATAAACTATAAACCAGTCGTTACAGTTCATGTCAGATGTATTTCTATGATGACATCTATTGAAACACATGTTTTTTTCATTGCTCAGACGCATCTGCTAACACCGCCAAATCGCCAAAGCTGTTCATGACCAAATCGGGCACAACTTCGTTGGGGTTTTCTCCAAACACTTGTTCATACTTAGTAACACCGCCCATGACAAGGAGGGTTCGGATCTTGCTGTTACGGCCGAAAGCAATGTCAGTAGCGAGGTTGTCGCCGACCATCAGAGCTCGAGAAGGATCAAACATGTGGCTAAACGTGCGTCGTAAGTTTTCTGTGGTAAGACTCAAGAATCGGAGCAACTTACTGAGCAAGAATGGcgtccatcatcatcttgttGGGCTTGCCAATTACAAGAGGCTTCCTCTTAGACGCGTTAACGATAGGAATAGACAATGAACCAGAGCCTGTAAGATCAATGAGCTGAAAGAATGACACGCAAGCACAAACGAGTACCGACCAGGGAAGACATCACCGTGGGTAGGGAATGTGGGGTCGGTgttggtgaggatgagctTGCACTCTGGATTACGGAGGTAAGTCATGGCCTTTGCAAGTTTTTGGTAATCTGGGGGTCATCGCCATCAGTTTCATTCCTCTCCACACCGCAACCTGAGGTTGTCACAACTTACTTATCCAAGAGTCGAAACCACATAAGACGGCACCGATGGAATCATCGGCCTTGAAGACAGTAAAGTCGATAGGAGCTTTGAACTCTCGGTCCACAGGATCCTATAACAACTCGTTAGTTACCTCGTTTCAGGCTTTGAAAGGTCATGACATACAGAACCACCGCAGTGGGCGATACCGCACTGGTCGagttcctcttccaatccttcttcaccaaagACGTAgaccttcttatccttGGGGAAATTCAAGACTTCTGAGATGTACACTGCTGATGCATAAGCCGAACCGAAACACTCGTCCTAGAGTAATGAGTTGATTACCAGTCAGCTGACCAACATTTAATCTTCCGATAAGAGATAGAACAAACGATAGAAGCGTTCAAGCCAAGCTGGTCAAAGGTTTCCTTCAGTTTCCTTCTAGACTTGGTGGCATTGTTGGTAACGAAAATGATTTTCTTGCCTGTTCGCTACCTTCAGCTATCAACGCG is a window from the Cryptococcus neoformans var. neoformans JEC21 chromosome 2 sequence genome containing:
- a CDS encoding DNA clamp loader, putative; this translates as MSLWVDKYRPRTLDDLHYHDGLSSRLKSLAASGDFPHILFYGPSGAGKKTRIMCTLRELYGPGVEKLRIDQRVFVTPSNRKLDVNVVQSNYHIELTPSDVGMYDRVVIQDILKEIAQTQQVDLNAKQRFKVVIINEADALTRDAQAALRRTMEKYMTNMRLILCANSTSKIIAPIRSRCLLMRVAAPTDDEMSTVLNYVAKKERFMLPSSANNAILETSQGNLRKALLVFEAMRMQHPDLSGDVEVAKPDWETYCGKVADAILQEQTAQKLLDIRAKIYELLSHCIPPTVVMKTISERLVEKVDDTLKPQIVHWTAYYELRMRMGSKKIFHIEAFIAKVMTVYKQYTLMGFTEDFE
- a CDS encoding 4-nitrophenylphosphatase, putative, which translates into the protein MAPPFLKSVEEYEKLVDSVDTFLLDCDGVLYHGKQVVEGVRTVLNMLRKKGKKIIFVTNNATKSRRKLKETFDQLGLNASIDECFGSAYASAVYISEVLNFPKDKKVYVFGEEGLEEELDQCGIAHCGGSDPVDREFKAPIDFTVFKADDSIGAVLCGFDSWINYQKLAKAMTYLRNPECKLILTNTDPTFPTHGDVFPGSGSLSIPIVNASKRKPLVIGKPNKMMMDAILAHHMFDPSRALMVGDNLATDIAFGRNSKIRTLLVMGGVTKYEQVFGENPNEVVPDLVMNSFGDLAVLADASEQ